A window of Variovorax paradoxus EPS genomic DNA:
ACACCGTCTGTCTTTACAGACCGGGAGGCTGTTTCCCCGGGGCGGCGGATCGTAGCAGCTTGAATCGGGGTGGGGCCTGCTCGGCGGGCAGGCTTCAGTCCACCAGCCTGGCCTCGACGCGGCGCGCCTCGGCGTTGTTGCCCGAACCCGCGGTCACCTCGGGCTTCTGCAGGTCGACCTTGGCGGCCGGAACACCCAGGCCCACGAGCACGTCGCGCACCATCTCGGCCCGCTTCTTCGCCAGCGATTCGTTGATGGCGGCATCGCCGGTGGTGTCGTGGAAGCCCGAGACCACCACCTTGCGGCCGCTCTCCACGCCCTTGATGACTGCGGCCAGCGCCTCGGCGGCGCCCGGTGCGAGGTCGGCGCTGCCGGTCGCGAAGTAGAAGTTCACCACGCCGTTGACCACGCGGATGCTCGCGCCGTCGGGGATCGTGACCGTCACCGTCTCGGTCACTTCGGCCAGCTTGGGCGCTTCGCCGGGTGCGGGCGACGAGATCACCACGGCCGCTGGCTTGCCCTGTGCGGCGACCGCGGCACCGGAGGCACTGTGGCCCTTGTGCCAGATGACGATGCCGACCACGAAGAAGATCACCAACGCGATCAGCGCCATGAGAAAGCCGAGGATGAAATTCTGCTGGCCGTCGTCGCTCATGGGTGGGCGTGTTCCGTAATCGAGGGGTCGGTAAATAATGGTGCGGTGAACCATGATTCCGAAATTGTAGGCGGCGCTCCTGACAGGCCCGTGTCGGACCCCGCGCCGAATCCGGGACCGCCCGGCCTCGATCCCATGCCCAAGCCCCTGCGCGATCCGCAACCCATGCTCGAGCGCGCGATTGCCGACTGGGGCGGCCACGACGACCTCTGGCTGTTCGGCTACGGCTCGCTGATCTGGCGGCCGGAGTTCGGCTTCATCGAGCGGCGCCCGGCCTGGGTGCACGGCTGGCACCGGGCGCTCAAGATGTGGAGCCGGGTCAACCGCGGCAGTGTGCAGACGCCGGGCCTCGTGTTCGGCCTGCTCTCGGGCGGCAGTTGCCGCGGCATGGTGTTCCGGATTCCCAAGGCCGAGGGCCTGGAAACATTGAAGCGCCTCTGGCTGCGCGAGATGCCCACCGGCGTGTACGACCCCAAGTGGCTGCACTGCCACACCGCCGAGGGCCCGGTGCGCGCTTTGGCCTTCACGCTCTCGCGGCGCAGCCCCAACTTCACCGGCGAGTTGAGCGAGGAGCGCTACCGCCACATCTTCGCCAACGCGGTCGGCCGCTACGGCAGCTCGCTCGACTATGCGCAGCAGACGCTGCTCGAGCTGCAGCGGCATTCGATCCACGATGCGGCGCTGGCGCGGCTGCTGGCGCTGGCCGAGGCGAAGCAGGAACTGCAGGCGCAACAACAGGCATCCGCGGCAGCCGCTGATTGCGACACGCCCCCGCCTTCGGTATATGTTCCGGGGTCTTCCGACAATTCTTCTTCCCAACCTTCATCCGGGCCCTCGTCCGGACCGTCCAAGGAAAAACCATGAACCATCGTCGTCTCTTCGCCACCGGCACCGCCCTCCTCGCCACCGCCGTGCTGGCTGCCTGCGGCAGCATGGGCGGCAAGCCCAGCACGGCCGTCGAGCTGGTGCCGACCGCCGCGATCACGCCCAACCCGACGCGCGGCACGGTCAAGCTCACCGCGCTGGATCACGGCGTGCGCG
This region includes:
- a CDS encoding OmpA family protein — its product is MSDDGQQNFILGFLMALIALVIFFVVGIVIWHKGHSASGAAVAAQGKPAAVVISSPAPGEAPKLAEVTETVTVTIPDGASIRVVNGVVNFYFATGSADLAPGAAEALAAVIKGVESGRKVVVSGFHDTTGDAAINESLAKKRAEMVRDVLVGLGVPAAKVDLQKPEVTAGSGNNAEARRVEARLVD
- a CDS encoding gamma-glutamylcyclotransferase is translated as MPKPLRDPQPMLERAIADWGGHDDLWLFGYGSLIWRPEFGFIERRPAWVHGWHRALKMWSRVNRGSVQTPGLVFGLLSGGSCRGMVFRIPKAEGLETLKRLWLREMPTGVYDPKWLHCHTAEGPVRALAFTLSRRSPNFTGELSEERYRHIFANAVGRYGSSLDYAQQTLLELQRHSIHDAALARLLALAEAKQELQAQQQASAAAADCDTPPPSVYVPGSSDNSSSQPSSGPSSGPSKEKP